The Cotesia glomerata isolate CgM1 linkage group LG9, MPM_Cglom_v2.3, whole genome shotgun sequence region aaagataaaatataaattttctccaaaaacatgagaaccaaaattttttccaacttttgaaggcaaaaaagctatcgaaatcttgatttttattttcaggacattttttatcttaaatacggcgtaaaaacaagcagaataaaaaaaatttggaaatgttaatttttcacctagttatggcccaaaatgAGGTTGTCCcgacttgtaaataattaccaataatTTGCTCAAAACTTACCACGACGTGCAGATCCATAACTCTTGGTCTCAACACCTCGTAGAGTATCTTGCAGCGAGCTGATAAGAATTTTGCATCGATCATCTCCCGCGACCTTAGACTGTTTAATAAGAGATATCGCAGTGACAAGAGTCTCGATAGCACTGGCATACTCTCCAGCAGCAGCGTCAGACACAGCACGTGCAATAGCTGATGATGACACGGTTCTATTACGATCCATTATTACTTCAAACTCTTGTTCTCTTATTTGAGGTTGATCTTCCGGTCGATGATCAGCTCCTGGTGTTCCGTATGGCGTCtatgattataaataagtaattaatcaaTCAGCTGATCAAAAATGAACctcataaattttcaacaataaatttacCTGAGCAGGTGGTGGTCCATAGCCATGAGGAGGAGGATGAGGACCATGAGGTTGTGAATGCGGAGGACCATGAGGACCGTGAGGAGGTGCATGAGGAGGTCCGTGGGGTGGTGGGCCTCCGGCATGTTGTCCCGGATGCTGATGCGGTGGACCTTGTGAGAAAAATGCTGGATTTACGTGAGGAGCTGGTCCTCCAGGAGGTGGTCCTTGTGGTGGACCACCGTGGCCTGGTGGAGCGCCTCCTGGACCAGGAATCATTCCACCCATTCCTCCTGGAGGAGGTCCGCGTTGTGGTGGTCCTTGTTGTGGACCTTGCATGTGCTGGTGCTGAGGAAATCCTGGAGGTCCTTGTTGTCCGTGATGCATtccttataattattatcgttaactcgattttgatatttaaaaattaatctttactCACCAGGAGGTCGATTCCATTCTGGACGAGGTGGAGCACTTCGTGGGTCTCCGGGTGGACCACCGGGGTGACCTGGAGGTCGAGGAGGTCCTTGACCTGGTGGTCCAGGTGGGCCGCCATGGAACTGCTGTAATATAATATTCtagttgtaattttttcgtataaaATTATGAGCAGTGACATCAAGACTAGTCTAAAATTTAAGGTAGCTTAGTAGCCAAATGACTTAAACTTGAccccatatttttttatatttatccgaaagattatgattaaatacatctaccgaaaaaaaatcagattttttaCCACATTGTTTAtgagatataattaattaaaattatgcaAAAATACATGAGCTCTATATATCTAATAAGTGTCCTTGTTCAATAATTTCCGAAATTAAGgacttgtaaaaaattggcaaacttgacatcacaaaaaaaactttctaatAGATAGAACAATGTTTCATACGTattctatcaaaattttataacgaTTTACCACatggttttaatttaattaactttttaatattatgaaTTGGTTTCTATTTTCGTTGTTTCTCGGAGACATTACTCCTTCATATTTATCAGGGGAAAAAAAGCGACTTCTCGGTGCGcggcaaatttgaaattgaaatataatcataaagttttaatgcattaaaataaattgctaTTTAACGTACACTAAAAGTTCATGTAAATTATAGCAGAGTTAACATATTGAAGTGATACttgcaaatttaaacaataaatggaCACCGTGAGCAACTGTTTTAAGTACCGATCTTACATAACATAACTTATAACAGTTGTTATTGTTTTGTGACAGCCTAGTACTTGTCAGTtgatattttactaattatataattataattatttaaccataattatgaattgaatttattcaactaaattctgattagaaataattttatattttatgctatttttcgagtgatcacttgcaaaaaaaaaaaaatatctattaatttgACCTCGGATTGAGACTACcaaactataaaataaaaaaaaaatttttattgagtaGAATGATAAATTTACCATTCCAGGAGGTCTATGTTGTCCAGGACCTGGTCCAGGTGGTCCTTGCTGAGGAGGTCCATTAGGCCGAGGGGGTCCAGGTGGTCCATTTGGCCTTGGGCCGTTCCAGTGCCCTTGCTGGTAACCCGGTGGCGGTGGACCTTGGTTAGGATGTCCAGGCATTCCGTGGTGAGGTCCTGGACCACCCATAGGTGGACCATGCATTCTTGGTGGACCTTGTTGACCTGGTCCTCCGGGACCTGGTGGTCCCATGCCAGGAGGCGGCATTCTTTGAGGTCTCGGTCCTTGGGGTGGACCCATCATCATTCTAGGCCCGTGGTTTTGTTGGGCATGTTGTGAGTGTTGGGGGTGCTGAGGATGCTGCTGATGAGGCGGCATCGGAGCTTGATGCTGATGTGGATTGTGAGGACGCTGACTCTGATTTTGCTGTGGAGCTGGAGCTGGTCTTGTTTTACACTGTGATTCGAACTATtaaggataaaaatattatattagtttatattaattaaaaacttttatttatttcagtcagtgtaaataaaataattttataaacagtACCTGGTTTAAAGCTTGCTTTGTGGGATATGTAACCATAGGATTTTGACCATGCAACTCTTTCTTCGGAAGTCGTTCCATACAAATTCGCATACTCTGCTCTGAACCGAGCGATATAACACAAAATCCTTTGGATTGTCCATTGGCACGATTTTCAAAGAATTTAACTTCGACAAAATCTGATACTCCAATACTTTGTACGCAATCTGTGATATCTTGATCGCTTGTCCACTATAACcgacaaaatttattaatattgattgtTTATCCACAAAGAGCTTGAGAATCTGCTTGTTTTggatatttttgtaaattacaaattattttaagtttaattttttaactttctcagttatgaaaatgaaattagccgatatttacaaacttttatcattttttttattgaaatagttattaaaaaaaaaaaattaggaaaacggttgaccctaaaggccatccctgcaacttcccgctaattccgttaatacctggccacttttttgagctcttcgagctcaaaagtacaatctgtgggttgttttgagctctctaaACTCAAGAAGATACCtcttctatgcttttgagctctttaagctcaaaagtctgataaaagtttcatagaacactattttttgaattttcaaaccacaataacttttgaatgaatgaaccgatttttacgtggttggcggcattctacgcagttttttaagcctcgtaaagaatttctaagtttcaattggtaaAACAAGAAacttcggagtaattccgaaaaacacttttttgggttttctttcctgcacgatatttctcgaacgaatcaaccgattttgaccggattagcggcaatcgacgtggtttttcaaggttaagagctgattagtttttggaatcgatcggtggagccgtttaaaagttatccaaaaaaaaaccacatttgaaaaaaagtttttcctagttttttttttagatttttcgataTCTATCGGTCCAAATCAGTCCAAATTGTGTTTAAAATccaagtttggcgaagccctttcgaatgacaccaaccgcgatgaaatcggtttaaccgttcaaaagttataagaggtttacatacttacacacacacacatacagacatagtgacaccctcgcgggaatagtcagggaagcttcctaggacctcaaaacgttgagatctgatgaaaactcgattttcgaaaaacggggtaaaatcaataacttcccgatttttgaaaattttcaattttcttagcgggaagttaaaaattaaaagaaaagatttcaaatatagaaaattttaagaattttacgtgcaattttttttttaagtatttttttattaataatttaattgttgaaaacattcaaaaatttttggacgtcagctaattttattattatttctcagTTAATCATTAGtcattagtaaaattttctgaCTAAAATCaatgatagtaaaaaaaaaaattatcgaaatatTATGTAAAGTTGTTAATATTaggaaaacaattttttattttattctatatgaagaagtaatcaatattggttcataaatttttattttcaaaaatgattcaaaatcACTATTTATACTTGATTACATGACAAAGACTGACACAAGAGAGGCGATAGTAAATAAatgtattcaaaatattaGTGTAGTAAGATTTTTGAGTTCTCCGTACAAAAATGAATCttagtttataatattttattttttagtttttatcataatatatttaacatttagTTACAGGcagaaaaatcataataaaaaatgatatgttACCAAAGTCTGATGCCtaatatcgacgttctaattagcaaattgtctaactccattttagagaatcttctattggtacgaaaaaaacaattagttcaaaatttattatcactttaaaaaaccatttaatatcattattatctaatagagatataatatttaggtttgaatcatttaaataatttatgattctctaaaatatcctctgaaaaataaggagttagac contains the following coding sequences:
- the LOC123271572 gene encoding cleavage and polyadenylation specificity factor subunit 6 isoform X2, coding for MADGDIDLYADDLEQDFAQDEFAGDGVDLYDDVIAAPSGGNGGVSGSNSTSGGGGDADASNVSNEETNGNAPYHQLGNNIQPNQIGRRHQLYVGNLTWWTSDQDITDCVQSIGVSDFVEVKFFENRANGQSKGFCVISLGSEQSMRICMERLPKKELHGQNPMVTYPTKQALNQFESQCKTRPAPAPQQNQSQRPHNPHQHQAPMPPHQQHPQHPQHSQHAQQNHGPRMMMGPPQGPRPQRMPPPGMGPPGPGGPGQQGPPRMHGPPMGGPGPHHGMPGHPNQGPPPPGYQQGHWNGPRPNGPPGPPRPNGPPQQGPPGPGPGQHRPPGMQFHGGPPGPPGQGPPRPPGHPGGPPGDPRSAPPRPEWNRPPGPPGFPQHQHMQGPQQGPPQRGPPPGGMGGMIPGPGGAPPGHGGPPQGPPPGGPAPHVNPAFFSQGPPHQHPGQHAGGPPPHGPPHAPPHGPHGPPHSQPHGPHPPPHGYGPPPAQTPYGTPGADHRPEDQPQIREQEFEVIMDRNRTVSSSAIARAVSDAAAGEYASAIETLVTAISLIKQSKVAGDDRCKILISSLQDTLRGVETKSYGSARRERSRSRDRERSHRRRRERSRSRDREYRERSRERDRERDRDRERDRDRERDRERYYNEATYPRERSRSRERDRERERDREYRERSREESTTRQSSRPRVKEEPAEAAPVSSAKPSRYYDDRYRERDRDRERERETARRPAEREREREPERERERERDRRDERADSSHRSRH
- the LOC123271572 gene encoding cleavage and polyadenylation specificity factor subunit 6 isoform X1, with translation MADGDIDLYADDLEQDFAQDEFAGDGVDLYDDVIAAPSGGNGGVSGSNSTSGGGGDADASNVSNEETNGNAPYHQLGNNIQPNQIGRRHQLYVGNLTWWTSDQDITDCVQSIGVSDFVEVKFFENRANGQSKGFCVISLGSEQSMRICMERLPKKELHGQNPMVTYPTKQALNQFESQCKTRPAPAPQQNQSQRPHNPHQHQAPMPPHQQHPQHPQHSQHAQQNHGPRMMMGPPQGPRPQRMPPPGMGPPGPGGPGQQGPPRMHGPPMGGPGPHHGMPGHPNQGPPPPGYQQGHWNGPRPNGPPGPPRPNGPPQQGPPGPGPGQHRPPGMQFHGGPPGPPGQGPPRPPGHPGGPPGDPRSAPPRPEWNRPPGMHHGQQGPPGFPQHQHMQGPQQGPPQRGPPPGGMGGMIPGPGGAPPGHGGPPQGPPPGGPAPHVNPAFFSQGPPHQHPGQHAGGPPPHGPPHAPPHGPHGPPHSQPHGPHPPPHGYGPPPAQTPYGTPGADHRPEDQPQIREQEFEVIMDRNRTVSSSAIARAVSDAAAGEYASAIETLVTAISLIKQSKVAGDDRCKILISSLQDTLRGVETKSYGSARRERSRSRDRERSHRRRRERSRSRDREYRERSRERDRERDRDRERDRDRERDRERYYNEATYPRERSRSRERDRERERDREYRERSREESTTRQSSRPRVKEEPAEAAPVSSAKPSRYYDDRYRERDRDRERERETARRPAEREREREPERERERERDRRDERADSSHRSRH
- the LOC123271572 gene encoding cleavage and polyadenylation specificity factor subunit 6 isoform X3; the encoded protein is MADGDIDLYADDLEQDFAQDEFAGDGVDLYDDVIAAPSGGNGGVSGSNSTSGGGGDADASNVSNEETNGNAPYHQLGNNIQPNQIGRRHQLYVGNLTWWTSDQDITDCVQSIGVSDFVEVKFFENRANGQSKGFCVISLGSEQSMRICMERLPKKELHGQNPMVTYPTKQALNQFESQCKTRPAPAPQQNQSQRPHNPHQHQAPMPPHQQHPQHPQHSQHAQQNHGPRMMMGPPQGPRPQRMPPPGMGPPGPGGPGQQGPPRMHGPPMGGPGPHHGMPGHPNQGPPPPGYQQGHWNGPRPNGPPGPPRPNGPPQQGPPGPGPGQHRPPGMQFHGGPPGPPGQGPPRPPGHPGGPPGDPRSAPPRPEWNRPPGMHHGQQGPPGFPQHQHMQGPQQGPPQRGPPPGGMGGMIPGPGGAPPGHGGPPQGPPPGGPAPHVNPAFFSQGPPHQHPGQHAGGPPPHGPPHAPPHGPHGPPHSQPHGPHPPPHGYGPPPAQTPYGTPGADHRPEDQPQIREQEFEVIMDRNRTVSSSAIARAVSDAAAGEYASAIETLVTAISLIKQSKVAGDDRCKILISSLQDTLRGVETKSYGSARRERSRSRDRERSHRRRRERSRSRDREYRERSRERDRERDRDRERDRDRERDRERYYNEATYPRERSRSRERDRERERDREYRERSREESTTRQSSRPRVKEEPAEAAPVSSAKPSRERDRDRERERETARRPAEREREREPERERERERDRRDERADSSHRSRH